A portion of the Planctomicrobium piriforme genome contains these proteins:
- a CDS encoding class I SAM-dependent rRNA methyltransferase encodes MTKPYSKNRTDYRNRERPDNRHPSAKRRDRDTKFPLDPSLLVQRGLESPAADDLPVVQLKSETRHPTVYRKRIAEVDPRAKHGDLVRVMALSGEQIGYGLWNPRAEATVRILSWNEPPTTEAWWRDRIDMAVRLRKLMHLEDTTTAYRVLHAEGDGLPGLVVDRYENVLSLEAFTLGMYQRSEAIAKALAASLHLRDWIVRPGPGTLDQEGFLADGFASPGAAQRVLVREHGVTFEINPAEGHKTGFFCDQRENRQRLREFCRGKSVLDLCCYSGGFAINAALAGASEVTAVDLDEEAIKLARRNAQLNKANIKFVHADAFSYMRDMQRNGKTFDVVILDPPKLMRSREEAADGQSKYFDLNKLAAPLVESGGLLLTCSCSGLFSMDEFTRTVRAACGERRPQLLLRSGAGPDHPVSLGCLESEYLKCLWLRMD; translated from the coding sequence GTGACTAAGCCTTACTCCAAGAATCGAACCGATTACCGGAACCGTGAGCGGCCTGATAATCGGCATCCTTCGGCCAAGCGTCGCGACCGCGACACGAAGTTTCCGCTCGATCCTTCGTTGCTGGTCCAGCGGGGGCTGGAGAGTCCTGCCGCGGATGACTTGCCGGTCGTGCAGTTAAAGTCGGAGACGCGGCATCCCACCGTCTATCGAAAGCGAATTGCCGAAGTCGATCCCCGCGCCAAGCATGGCGATCTAGTGCGAGTCATGGCGTTGTCAGGCGAGCAGATCGGCTATGGACTCTGGAATCCCCGTGCGGAAGCGACAGTGCGGATTCTGAGTTGGAATGAGCCGCCGACCACCGAAGCGTGGTGGCGGGATCGCATCGACATGGCGGTGCGACTGCGGAAGCTGATGCATCTGGAGGACACGACGACCGCCTACCGGGTTCTGCATGCGGAGGGTGACGGCCTGCCGGGCCTGGTGGTCGACCGCTACGAGAACGTGCTGTCGCTCGAAGCCTTCACGCTTGGAATGTATCAGCGGTCGGAAGCGATCGCCAAAGCTTTGGCTGCTTCGCTGCATCTTCGCGACTGGATCGTGCGGCCCGGCCCAGGCACGCTCGACCAGGAAGGCTTCCTCGCCGACGGCTTCGCCTCACCCGGTGCTGCACAAAGAGTGCTGGTGCGCGAGCATGGAGTGACGTTCGAAATCAATCCGGCGGAAGGGCACAAGACCGGCTTCTTCTGCGATCAGCGAGAAAACCGCCAGCGCCTCCGCGAATTCTGCCGCGGCAAGTCGGTGCTGGATCTGTGCTGCTACTCAGGCGGCTTTGCGATCAACGCGGCCCTCGCCGGGGCGTCGGAAGTGACTGCGGTCGATCTCGATGAAGAAGCGATCAAACTGGCCCGTCGCAACGCCCAGCTGAACAAGGCGAATATCAAGTTTGTGCATGCGGACGCGTTCTCTTACATGCGCGACATGCAGCGGAACGGCAAGACGTTCGACGTCGTGATTCTCGATCCGCCGAAGCTCATGCGGAGTCGTGAAGAAGCGGCCGATGGTCAATCCAAATACTTCGACCTCAATAAACTCGCGGCGCCACTCGTGGAATCCGGCGGACTGCTGCTGACATGCAGTTGTTCCGGCCTGTTCTCGATGGACGAATTCACCAGAACCGTTCGCGCCGCGTGCGGCGAGCGCCGCCCGCAACTCCTCCTCCGCTCCGGCGCCGGCCCGGACCATCCGGTGTCATTGGGCTGCCTGGAATCGGAGTACTTGAAGTGTCTTTGGCTGAGAATGGACTGA
- a CDS encoding helix-hairpin-helix domain-containing protein, producing MSENETLDPLIAQAAQSLKLSVRQVAGAMRLLDDGNTIPFITRYRKEATGGLDEEQLRSVQRTMQELRDVVAERAKILKAIDGQGKLTPELRAAIESADSMKRLEELYAPYRSKRKTRADEAREMGLEPLAKMVWAGRCGDGDLSRVATACLGKHPALTSVEVVLQGVQDLLAARIAEEIELRDLARKTALKMALISTRLNAKSEDAATFQDYAEFEQAIGKLPPHRVLAINRGEDREALKVSLKWDQPLAQARLAGALNLSRHPAKQFMEQSIADALKRLIGPAIEREIRRDLTQHAHVHALENFGRNVRQLLLQPPLLGQTILAVDPGFRTGCKLAVLSPEGTVLAHDVVHVTDPKAAAQAEVRLVQLIQTHHVNVLAIGNGTASREAQEVVTKTISEHGLNCRYVVVNEAGASIYSASDVGRSEFPDFDATVRGTISIGRRLQDPLSELVKIEPQHIGVGMYQHDLPEKDLAASLGDVVESCVNHVGVELNNASAELLKYVSGLNKTTARAIVAYREDHGPFHNRQELLDVPGVGQKSFIQAAGFLRIRNGREPLDATWVHPESYPLARKLLQRAGVKPAELAQHAIKDSSLTATADVNQLSTELGSDRYTLEQVLSALLKPGRDPREDLSPPLMRASVLSLDELQVGTELSGVVTNVVDFGAFVDVGLKQDGLVHISKMADRFISSPHDVVSVGQTIRVWVDTVDTARGRVGLTMLKPK from the coding sequence ATGTCGGAAAATGAAACTCTCGATCCGCTCATCGCTCAGGCGGCCCAAAGTCTGAAGTTGTCTGTCCGACAGGTGGCCGGAGCGATGCGGCTGCTCGATGACGGCAACACGATTCCGTTCATCACTCGCTACCGCAAAGAAGCGACGGGCGGACTCGATGAAGAGCAGCTTCGCAGCGTGCAGCGGACAATGCAGGAACTGCGCGATGTCGTTGCGGAACGGGCAAAGATTCTGAAGGCCATCGATGGCCAGGGGAAACTGACGCCAGAACTGAGGGCGGCGATCGAGTCGGCCGATTCGATGAAGCGTCTCGAAGAACTCTACGCCCCCTACCGCAGCAAGCGGAAAACTCGCGCGGACGAAGCTCGTGAGATGGGATTGGAGCCGCTGGCGAAGATGGTCTGGGCCGGACGCTGCGGAGACGGCGACTTGTCGCGCGTGGCGACAGCGTGCCTTGGCAAGCATCCCGCGCTGACCAGCGTTGAAGTCGTGCTGCAGGGCGTTCAAGATCTGCTCGCTGCCAGAATTGCAGAAGAGATTGAGCTGCGGGATCTGGCTCGCAAGACGGCGCTCAAGATGGCTCTCATCTCAACGCGGCTCAACGCGAAATCCGAAGACGCCGCCACCTTTCAAGACTATGCCGAATTCGAACAGGCAATCGGCAAGCTGCCTCCGCATCGCGTGCTGGCGATCAATCGAGGCGAAGACCGCGAAGCGCTCAAGGTGTCGCTGAAATGGGATCAGCCGCTCGCACAGGCGCGGCTGGCCGGCGCATTGAATCTGTCACGGCACCCGGCGAAACAGTTCATGGAGCAGTCGATCGCCGATGCGCTCAAGCGTCTGATCGGTCCGGCGATCGAACGGGAGATCCGCCGCGATCTGACTCAGCATGCCCATGTGCATGCTCTCGAAAACTTCGGACGGAATGTTCGCCAACTGTTACTCCAGCCTCCGCTGCTCGGCCAGACAATCCTGGCGGTCGATCCCGGCTTTCGCACCGGTTGCAAGCTGGCAGTGCTCTCGCCCGAAGGGACCGTACTGGCGCATGACGTCGTCCATGTCACAGACCCCAAAGCAGCAGCGCAGGCTGAAGTGAGGCTTGTTCAACTGATTCAGACGCATCACGTCAACGTGCTGGCCATCGGCAATGGCACCGCCAGCCGGGAAGCACAAGAAGTCGTCACGAAGACCATTTCAGAACACGGCCTCAATTGCCGCTATGTCGTGGTCAATGAAGCGGGCGCGAGCATCTATTCCGCGAGCGATGTCGGCCGCAGCGAATTTCCTGATTTCGATGCGACAGTACGGGGAACCATTTCCATCGGCCGCCGCCTGCAAGATCCCCTCAGTGAACTGGTGAAGATCGAACCGCAGCACATCGGCGTCGGCATGTATCAGCACGACCTGCCGGAGAAAGATCTCGCGGCCTCGCTGGGCGACGTCGTCGAATCGTGCGTCAACCATGTGGGGGTCGAACTCAACAACGCCAGTGCCGAACTGCTCAAGTATGTCTCAGGCTTGAACAAAACGACAGCCAGGGCCATCGTCGCCTATCGCGAAGACCACGGGCCGTTTCACAACCGCCAGGAACTGCTCGATGTTCCCGGCGTCGGTCAGAAATCATTCATCCAGGCCGCGGGATTCCTTCGCATCCGCAACGGTCGCGAGCCTCTCGACGCGACCTGGGTGCATCCTGAAAGCTACCCGCTGGCCAGAAAATTGCTGCAACGGGCCGGCGTGAAACCCGCCGAGCTCGCACAGCACGCCATCAAGGATTCCTCACTCACAGCCACTGCCGATGTGAATCAGCTCAGCACCGAACTTGGCAGCGATCGCTACACGCTCGAACAGGTGCTGTCGGCATTGCTCAAACCAGGCCGCGATCCCCGTGAAGATCTCTCGCCGCCGCTCATGCGGGCGTCAGTTCTTTCCCTCGACGAACTACAAGTCGGAACGGAACTCTCAGGCGTGGTGACGAACGTCGTCGACTTCGGCGCCTTCGTCGATGTTGGTCTCAAACAGGACGGACTCGTACACATCAGCAAAATGGCAGACCGATTCATCTCCTCGCCACACGACGTTGTTTCCGTCGGCCAGACAATTCGAGTCTGGGTGGACACCGTCGACACGGCGCGAGGGCGAGTGGGATTGACGATGCTGAAGCCAAAGTGA
- a CDS encoding histidine triad nucleotide-binding protein produces the protein MADKTIFKRILDREIPVDLIYEDDRCVAFRDVNPQAPVHLLVIPRQEIPSLLEVQPQDEPLLGHLLYICHHLAAEFGLAEGFRVVINAGPNGGQTVNHLHLHVLGQRAMDWPPG, from the coding sequence ATGGCCGACAAAACCATTTTCAAACGGATTCTCGACCGGGAAATCCCGGTCGACCTGATCTACGAAGACGACCGCTGCGTCGCCTTTCGCGACGTCAATCCCCAGGCTCCGGTCCACCTGCTGGTCATCCCCCGTCAGGAAATCCCTTCTTTACTCGAAGTGCAGCCGCAGGATGAGCCCCTGCTCGGTCATCTGCTGTACATCTGCCATCATCTGGCAGCGGAATTCGGCCTGGCAGAAGGCTTTCGAGTGGTCATCAACGCCGGCCCCAACGGCGGCCAGACGGTCAATCACCTCCACCTGCACGTTCTCGGACAACGGGCAATGGACTGGCCGCCTGGGTAG
- a CDS encoding TadE family protein, producing the protein MQRQSSPNRQRRSGAVVVEMAIVLPIFMMVVWGIVEFGRAMMVGQLVTNAARYGAREAILDGSTNAVVTASVQQFLVDTVKGIKGSDVTVKVLVTPGTGNPDPKNDLATSRLKDICNVTVTIPYSKVAYFSATFLKTASLRGSCSMRHE; encoded by the coding sequence ATGCAGCGGCAGTCCTCCCCAAATCGTCAACGGCGCAGCGGCGCGGTCGTCGTCGAGATGGCGATTGTGCTGCCCATCTTCATGATGGTGGTGTGGGGGATTGTCGAATTCGGCCGGGCGATGATGGTGGGGCAACTGGTGACGAATGCCGCCCGTTACGGAGCCCGTGAAGCGATTCTCGACGGCTCGACCAATGCTGTGGTGACCGCCAGCGTCCAGCAGTTTCTGGTCGACACGGTGAAGGGGATCAAGGGCTCGGATGTGACCGTGAAAGTGCTGGTCACTCCCGGAACAGGAAATCCCGATCCGAAAAACGACCTGGCGACTTCCCGGCTGAAAGACATCTGCAACGTCACTGTCACGATTCCGTACAGTAAGGTGGCGTATTTCTCGGCGACGTTTCTTAAAACCGCGAGTTTGCGCGGCAGTTGTTCGATGCGGCATGAATGA
- a CDS encoding MotA/TolQ/ExbB proton channel family protein: protein MRLNASTRAIGIKVGLIAFLALMSWGWSHTPSLLAQDAAAPAAADPAPPPPPPDPEGAAGAGHRQSYLGWIIESSGWIGAVILILSIYFVATVFRQMLELRVQNIAPPKLIEECEELLKARDYAGIYRLVKADSTMLGTLLTAGLTELQFGLPEAREAMDRAGEVSVVNMEKNISMLAVLGTLGPMIGLLGTLKGMIAAFSVIALSDTQLKASEVAGAISEALVLTFEGVALSVPSIFFYSLLKNRINVFSAEAMLMGDLFIRRLNTMYRGKGGEETQASS, encoded by the coding sequence ATGAGGTTGAACGCGTCCACCAGAGCAATCGGCATCAAGGTCGGTCTGATTGCCTTTCTGGCGTTGATGTCATGGGGGTGGAGCCATACTCCCTCGCTTCTGGCCCAGGACGCAGCCGCGCCGGCCGCAGCAGATCCCGCCCCGCCCCCGCCGCCGCCGGACCCGGAAGGCGCAGCGGGCGCAGGGCATCGCCAAAGCTATCTCGGCTGGATCATCGAATCGTCCGGCTGGATCGGCGCGGTCATTCTGATTCTCTCGATCTACTTCGTGGCGACCGTGTTCCGTCAGATGCTGGAACTGCGAGTTCAAAACATCGCGCCTCCCAAGCTGATCGAAGAGTGTGAAGAGCTGTTGAAGGCCCGCGATTATGCCGGCATTTATCGGCTGGTGAAGGCCGACTCGACCATGCTGGGAACTCTGCTCACGGCAGGGCTGACCGAACTGCAGTTTGGCTTGCCAGAAGCTCGGGAAGCCATGGATCGGGCGGGCGAAGTGTCCGTGGTCAACATGGAGAAAAACATTTCCATGCTGGCCGTGCTGGGAACGCTGGGACCGATGATTGGGCTGCTGGGAACGCTGAAAGGGATGATCGCGGCATTCAGCGTGATCGCCCTGTCCGATACGCAGCTCAAGGCGAGCGAAGTGGCCGGCGCCATTTCAGAAGCTCTCGTGCTGACGTTCGAAGGGGTGGCCCTGTCGGTGCCGTCGATTTTCTTTTACTCGCTGTTGAAGAACCGCATCAACGTCTTCAGCGCCGAAGCCATGCTGATGGGAGATCTGTTCATTCGTCGTCTGAACACCATGTATCGCGGCAAGGGCGGAGAAGAAACTCAGGCATCCAGCTAG
- a CDS encoding ExbD/TolR family protein: protein MSHGDGTNAEPDWTPMLDMVFQLVTFFMLVINFKAANMDLSLKLPVIGSARPLETEGGEDFLVLNVNKKGEVLVYGQAVPLEQYIANEAAASRRKLSPDAAKDPAAELPSTVVIRADKGVPFKDLNRVFTECQKRGFRKFALKAFNMEDPSA from the coding sequence ATGAGCCATGGTGACGGCACAAATGCCGAACCTGACTGGACCCCCATGCTCGACATGGTCTTCCAGCTGGTCACCTTCTTCATGCTGGTGATCAACTTCAAGGCCGCGAATATGGACCTGTCGTTGAAGCTGCCGGTGATTGGGTCGGCGCGTCCCCTGGAAACCGAGGGGGGCGAGGACTTTCTGGTGCTGAACGTCAATAAAAAGGGGGAAGTGCTGGTCTACGGCCAGGCTGTGCCGCTGGAGCAGTACATTGCGAATGAAGCTGCAGCGTCGCGCAGAAAGCTGTCGCCGGACGCTGCGAAAGACCCTGCGGCAGAACTGCCGAGTACCGTTGTGATCCGTGCCGACAAGGGGGTTCCGTTTAAGGACCTGAACCGGGTGTTTACGGAATGTCAGAAGCGGGGCTTCCGCAAGTTCGCGCTGAAGGCCTTTAATATGGAGGACCCGAGCGCATGA
- a CDS encoding ExbD/TolR family protein, whose amino-acid sequence MSSRRRRKKKHEGEEVTLNMAAMLDMAFQLLTFFILTFKPSPIEGQIALNLPPPIAVAQMRPIQQVNQGDSKGPSLPGYGTLVITVHAAENGDLSSLVMGERPLLRGRLRPGDAAALDRELQNIFTLSGGTFDAIQLHIDPKLNYETFLALMDVAARQKTADGKKIEKLSFIELKPK is encoded by the coding sequence ATGAGCAGCCGCCGCAGGCGAAAAAAGAAGCACGAAGGTGAAGAGGTCACGTTGAACATGGCCGCCATGCTCGACATGGCGTTTCAGTTGCTGACGTTCTTCATTCTCACCTTCAAGCCTTCACCGATCGAAGGCCAGATTGCGCTCAATCTGCCGCCGCCGATTGCAGTCGCGCAGATGCGACCGATCCAACAGGTGAACCAGGGAGACTCGAAAGGGCCGTCTCTGCCCGGTTACGGCACGCTGGTCATTACGGTGCATGCCGCCGAAAACGGCGACCTGTCGTCACTGGTGATGGGGGAACGGCCGCTGTTGCGCGGGCGGCTGCGTCCCGGCGATGCCGCCGCTCTCGATCGCGAACTGCAGAACATCTTCACGCTGTCAGGCGGAACGTTTGACGCGATTCAGCTGCATATCGATCCGAAGCTGAATTATGAAACGTTTCTCGCGCTGATGGATGTTGCCGCCCGTCAGAAGACCGCCGACGGCAAAAAAATCGAGAAGCTGAGCTTTATTGAATTGAAGCCCAAATGA
- a CDS encoding NAD-dependent malic enzyme has protein sequence MGHVSPAYSITIRLKYRDVPGALGRMTSSIGDAGGSIGAVDIVDSRDNIITRDFSVQATDVEHGEQIVKAVNALDGVDVINVSDRTFLMHLGGKIEVISRIPIKTRDDLSMAYTPGVARVCRAIADDPDASFNLTIRRNTVAVVSDGSAVLGLGNIGPRAAMPVMEGKALLFKEFAKVDAFPICLETQDVEEIIMIVKALGPTFGGINLEDISSPRCVEIEERLRAEMDIPVFHDDQHGTAVVVLAALQNALKVVGKSMDKIRVVINGAGAAGVAIAKLLLSVGVQQMVVCDRSGAIHQARIEGVNPLKTWLANHTNQEQLQGRLADVLPGADVFIGVSSAGTLHGNDIARMAVDPIVFALANPDPEITPEEASPHVRVMATGRSDYPNQINNVLCFPGLFRGLLDVRARDVNEQIKIAAAAAIAGVISENELHPDYIIPSVFDRRVATAVAETVSRVAIETGVARRGQAPRPNS, from the coding sequence ATGGGCCACGTCAGCCCCGCTTACAGCATTACCATCCGCTTGAAATATCGCGATGTCCCCGGCGCTCTGGGACGCATGACCTCCTCCATCGGCGATGCCGGCGGCTCGATCGGCGCGGTCGATATCGTCGACAGCCGCGACAATATCATCACCCGCGACTTCAGCGTCCAGGCGACCGACGTCGAGCATGGCGAACAGATCGTCAAAGCTGTCAATGCGCTCGACGGCGTCGACGTGATCAACGTTTCTGACCGCACCTTCCTGATGCACCTGGGGGGGAAGATCGAAGTCATCTCCCGCATTCCGATCAAGACCCGCGACGACCTGTCGATGGCCTATACCCCGGGAGTCGCCCGCGTCTGCCGCGCCATTGCCGACGATCCCGACGCGTCCTTCAATCTCACCATTCGCCGCAATACGGTGGCCGTCGTCAGCGACGGCTCAGCGGTGCTGGGTCTCGGAAACATCGGCCCGCGTGCAGCAATGCCGGTCATGGAAGGGAAGGCCCTGCTCTTCAAGGAGTTCGCCAAGGTCGACGCATTTCCCATTTGCCTTGAAACACAGGATGTCGAAGAGATCATCATGATTGTGAAGGCGCTGGGGCCTACCTTCGGCGGCATCAATCTCGAAGACATCTCTTCCCCACGCTGCGTGGAGATCGAGGAACGGCTGCGGGCGGAAATGGACATCCCCGTCTTCCACGACGATCAGCACGGCACGGCAGTCGTGGTGCTGGCGGCACTGCAGAACGCGCTGAAAGTCGTCGGCAAGTCGATGGACAAGATTCGAGTCGTGATCAACGGGGCCGGGGCGGCAGGCGTGGCGATTGCCAAGTTGCTCCTCTCCGTCGGCGTCCAGCAGATGGTCGTCTGCGACCGCTCTGGCGCGATCCATCAGGCCCGGATTGAAGGCGTCAACCCGCTCAAAACCTGGCTGGCAAATCATACGAATCAGGAACAACTACAAGGGCGGCTGGCCGACGTTCTGCCTGGGGCGGATGTGTTTATCGGGGTCTCCTCCGCAGGCACGCTGCACGGGAATGACATCGCCCGCATGGCGGTCGATCCAATTGTGTTCGCGCTCGCGAATCCCGACCCGGAAATCACGCCGGAAGAAGCGAGTCCGCATGTCCGCGTGATGGCGACGGGCCGTTCGGACTATCCCAACCAGATCAACAACGTCCTCTGCTTCCCCGGCCTGTTTCGCGGGCTGCTCGACGTGCGGGCACGAGACGTGAACGAGCAGATCAAAATTGCCGCCGCCGCCGCCATTGCGGGAGTCATCTCGGAAAACGAACTACACCCCGACTACATCATCCCCAGCGTCTTCGACCGCCGCGTGGCCACCGCGGTGGCCGAAACGGTTTCACGGGTCGCCATCGAAACCGGCGTTGCGCGCCGCGGACAGGCGCCGCGGCCGAATTCATAA
- a CDS encoding CPBP family intramembrane glutamic endopeptidase — translation MNLDSRRDFLLSSALFLAGLVVLSLILAAWAQIHPFHRIHFTLRDAAIACVAAVIMLAVFSNFSNVRDQAEDILGPALARCTWLDLLVLALCVGFSEELLFRGVLEPWAARLHPVGALIAVNLLFGALHAVSLSYAVIAAVLGSILSLLAYGPGGDNLFRPMLAHGIYDFLGFVWTVRDVRKKRILPPSPVGPELPSEHAV, via the coding sequence GTGAATCTCGACAGCCGCCGTGACTTCCTGCTGTCGTCTGCTCTGTTCCTGGCAGGGCTTGTCGTGCTCAGCCTGATCCTGGCGGCATGGGCTCAAATCCACCCGTTTCACCGTATCCATTTCACGCTGCGCGATGCCGCGATCGCCTGCGTGGCCGCGGTGATCATGCTGGCTGTTTTCAGCAACTTTTCGAATGTCCGCGATCAGGCGGAAGACATTCTCGGCCCCGCGCTCGCCCGCTGTACCTGGCTCGATCTGCTGGTGCTCGCGCTCTGCGTCGGGTTCTCGGAAGAACTCCTGTTTCGCGGCGTCCTCGAACCGTGGGCGGCGCGACTGCATCCCGTTGGCGCATTGATCGCGGTGAACCTGCTGTTCGGAGCGCTGCATGCCGTTTCGCTTTCCTATGCGGTGATCGCCGCGGTCCTGGGAAGCATCCTCAGTCTGCTGGCGTACGGCCCGGGGGGAGACAATCTATTCCGTCCGATGCTGGCGCACGGCATCTACGACTTCCTGGGCTTCGTCTGGACTGTCCGCGATGTCCGCAAAAAACGAATCTTGCCGCCATCACCCGTCGGACCCGAATTGCCATCGGAACATGCAGTCTAA
- a CDS encoding transglutaminase TgpA family protein, producing the protein MQQTFQISATLLVCLASLILAGAEESPLPALTIPLAVGTWWFVDRLRIQLFPAWVATGLALLAFVAAGLEYQLFEQQSLLGVGGHLLTYLTWSFLLRPKDSREYWWLFALSVLQVAVSALLTFSIWFGLGLLIFNLLAIWTLSVFLLYRSTRSTDPDILTGAQLVLAGPAGQPASGSSIGQVWNGVAPGPQVRLLTRRFFGNTVFVFGLSLLIGSLFFLFIPRVWANSSLLERLGSAGRALTGFSNEVRLGDMGEILEDKNEVLTVRAFHVDADNIVDNDRQFTMAELVQFFGHEPLFRGGVLETYEDGRWRHHPPSNRDIRTTMGIDEASIRVHFDLQPIGSQTVFSYGNVIGARATIRSFSLRWNLFSNELQRGQETDLGAGFAYDIYTNNQPPDAWTYVWRQRMLQRWRDEAAEFPRRAASPLEQFDGYLRELTAIPKSLEPLFPVTARVVGSASNPLETAQKIETWFTASGEFDYTTKLSVDDASIDPILDFVTNRRKGHCEYFASAMAMMLRTQQIPSRVINGFKGGVFSVQTNSIRVQQLHAHAWVEAYIDGHWLTFDPTPGMRDETVQKIERAPSRVSELWIDAQQSWSKLSQLSQDAQQTRIYRPLLRLSRAILNVFGELLKGNASFLQSIAETVRNPSRWFSVEGGALAGAAMLLLSGGIWLGRRLWRLIQHWNALAAAQRALHHGPHRTVPFYERFTSILREHGIIQRPTQTAREFVDDSLLMIQPRLAAAGIAGWPMELVEKFYRVRFGGDHLSEADVTQLDLRLNELESSLKTADAEAR; encoded by the coding sequence ATGCAGCAAACGTTTCAAATCAGCGCGACATTGCTGGTCTGCCTGGCCAGTTTGATCCTGGCGGGAGCGGAAGAGTCTCCGTTGCCGGCGCTGACCATCCCCCTCGCGGTCGGCACCTGGTGGTTTGTGGATCGGCTGCGGATTCAGCTCTTTCCCGCCTGGGTGGCGACCGGTCTGGCCCTGTTGGCATTCGTCGCGGCCGGCCTGGAGTATCAATTATTCGAACAGCAGTCGCTCCTGGGAGTCGGCGGTCATCTGCTGACCTATCTCACCTGGAGTTTCCTGCTGCGGCCGAAAGACTCTCGCGAGTACTGGTGGCTGTTTGCCTTGAGCGTACTGCAAGTAGCGGTCTCGGCGCTGCTGACCTTTTCGATCTGGTTTGGCCTGGGCCTGCTGATCTTTAATCTGCTCGCGATCTGGACGCTCAGCGTCTTTCTGCTGTACCGCAGCACGCGCTCCACTGATCCCGATATTCTGACCGGCGCGCAACTCGTCCTCGCCGGACCTGCGGGGCAACCGGCGTCCGGTTCCAGCATCGGCCAAGTCTGGAACGGCGTTGCGCCCGGGCCTCAGGTGCGTCTGCTTACCCGACGGTTCTTCGGTAACACGGTGTTCGTCTTCGGGCTCTCGCTGCTGATCGGTTCGCTGTTTTTTCTCTTCATCCCCCGCGTCTGGGCGAACTCGAGCCTGCTCGAACGCCTTGGCAGCGCCGGCCGCGCCCTGACCGGCTTTTCGAACGAAGTCCGCCTCGGCGACATGGGAGAAATCCTCGAAGACAAGAATGAAGTACTGACGGTCAGGGCGTTCCACGTTGATGCCGACAACATCGTCGATAACGACCGTCAATTCACGATGGCGGAGCTGGTGCAGTTTTTCGGACACGAGCCGCTGTTTCGCGGCGGCGTGCTGGAGACCTATGAAGACGGACGATGGCGGCATCATCCCCCGTCCAACAGAGACATCCGCACCACGATGGGGATCGACGAAGCCTCGATTCGCGTCCACTTCGATCTGCAGCCCATCGGCAGCCAGACCGTCTTTTCCTACGGCAACGTCATCGGCGCACGGGCGACGATTCGCAGCTTCTCATTGCGCTGGAACCTGTTTTCGAACGAACTGCAGCGGGGGCAGGAGACCGATCTGGGGGCTGGCTTTGCCTATGACATCTATACCAACAATCAGCCGCCTGACGCCTGGACCTATGTGTGGCGGCAGCGGATGCTGCAGCGGTGGCGCGACGAAGCGGCCGAGTTTCCGCGACGGGCAGCCTCGCCGCTGGAACAGTTTGACGGCTATCTTCGCGAACTGACCGCGATTCCCAAAAGTCTCGAACCATTGTTCCCGGTCACCGCACGGGTCGTCGGCAGCGCGTCCAACCCGCTGGAAACAGCGCAGAAGATCGAAACCTGGTTTACCGCATCAGGCGAGTTCGACTACACAACCAAACTCTCAGTCGACGATGCGAGCATCGATCCGATTCTGGATTTCGTGACCAACCGCCGCAAAGGGCACTGTGAATACTTCGCCTCGGCGATGGCCATGATGCTCCGTACGCAGCAAATTCCCTCGCGCGTCATCAATGGTTTCAAGGGAGGCGTGTTCTCCGTTCAGACCAACTCGATTCGCGTGCAGCAACTGCATGCCCATGCCTGGGTGGAGGCCTACATCGACGGACACTGGCTGACGTTCGACCCCACGCCGGGGATGCGGGACGAAACTGTGCAGAAAATCGAACGCGCCCCCTCACGGGTCAGCGAACTGTGGATCGACGCCCAGCAGTCGTGGAGCAAGCTGTCGCAACTCTCGCAGGATGCCCAACAGACCCGCATTTATCGTCCGTTGCTCAGGCTGTCCCGGGCCATCCTGAATGTGTTTGGAGAACTGTTGAAAGGGAATGCTTCGTTTCTCCAGTCGATCGCCGAAACCGTTCGCAATCCCTCCCGCTGGTTCAGCGTGGAAGGAGGAGCGCTGGCGGGGGCCGCCATGCTGTTGCTCTCCGGCGGGATCTGGCTGGGACGGAGACTGTGGAGGCTCATTCAGCACTGGAATGCCCTGGCCGCGGCGCAGCGCGCGTTGCATCACGGCCCCCATAGAACGGTCCCCTTCTACGAACGCTTTACATCGATTTTGCGCGAGCATGGCATCATCCAGCGGCCCACGCAGACAGCCCGCGAATTCGTCGATGACTCCCTGCTGATGATCCAGCCGCGGCTGGCGGCGGCCGGCATCGCAGGCTGGCCGATGGAACTGGTCGAGAAATTCTATCGGGTCCGCTTTGGCGGCGATCATTTGTCGGAAGCAGATGTCACCCAGCTCGACCTGCGATTAAACGAACTCGAGTCCTCGCTGAAGACGGCGGACGCGGAGGCCCGGTGA